Proteins encoded together in one Quercus lobata isolate SW786 chromosome 3, ValleyOak3.0 Primary Assembly, whole genome shotgun sequence window:
- the LOC115982260 gene encoding AAA-ATPase At3g50940-like: MFSFTSMPSTTSVLSTYTSFAASAMLLRTVISEVQTMTTQLIPQQLQEKLSSKLGGLFGNNFSSQITLIIDEHNGLSINEIYQASDIYLSTIITPSVKHLKVSKAPREKNLSITIDKGEKIIDVFEGIRLIWEFISTEKQKSNFDYETSLHSTETSEQRSIHLSLNKKYKEIVLSTYLPYVVDRSKAIKEENKVVKLYSLGNSYQDVNLDHPSTFDTLAMDPKLKKELMDDLDRFLKRREFYRRVGKAWKRGYLLYGPPGTGKSSLIAAMANYLKFDIYDLELSNLHSNADLRRLIASTANRSILVIEDIDCTIELQDRQYGGYNQRDNQVSS, encoded by the coding sequence ATGTTTTCCTTTACAAGCATGCCTTCAACAACATCAGTTCTATCAACATATACTTCCTTCGCTGCATCCGCAATGCTGCTCCGGACAGTGATCAGTGAGGTCCAGACCATGACCACTCAGCTCATACCTCAACAACTCCAAGAAAAATTATCTTCCAAGCTTGGAGGCCTATTCGGTAATAATTTCTCTTCCCAAATTACTCTCATCATTGATGAACACAATGGGCTTTCCATCAATGAAATTTACCAGGCTTCTGACATCTATTTAAGCACAATAATCACCCCCTCAGTCAAACACCTCAAGGTTTCCAAGGCCCCACGTGAGAAGAACCTCTCCATCACGATCGACAAAGGAGAAAAGATTATTGATGTATTCGAGGGAATACGTTTAATTTGGGAATTCATTTCTACTGAAAAacagaaatcaaattttgactATGAAACCTCTCTCCACTCAACAGAAACATCTGAACAAAGATCAATTCATCTCAGTTTAAACAAGAAATACAAGGAGATTGTGCTCAGTACTTACCTGCCATATGTGGTAGACAGATCAAAGgccataaaagaagaaaacaaggtGGTGAAACTTTATTCACTTGGAAACTCCTATCAAGATGTCAATCTTGACCACCCATCCACTTTTGACACACTGGCAATGGATCCAAAGCTCAAGAAAGAGTTGATGGATGACTTGGATAGATTTCTGAAGAGAAGAGAGTTCTATAGGAGAGTAGGGAAGGCATGGAAACGTGGGTATCTTTTGTATGGCCCTCCTGGTACAGGTAAGTCAAGCTTGATAGCAGCAATGGCTAATTACTTGAAATTTGACATCTATGATTTGGAGCTTTCGAATCTACATAGCAATGCAGACCTCAGGAGGCTGATAGCCTCTACTGCAAATCGATCTATTCTTGTAATTGAGGATATTGATTGTACCATTGAGCTGCAAGACAGACAATATGGAGGATACAACCAAAGAGACAACCAGGTGAGTTCATAG
- the LOC115982261 gene encoding uncharacterized protein LOC115982261 — MSFANKEPRAPTRMSSRHRPLHTCGVSILAIVHIAYTKAQEFNGLIGSTARRVAKLAPFTGPLAYAMQYQWLAILSFADDQILAVENMIEKFFPPSNHVFNKIDYLVQVAETLPEKFDYAYDKIPTIVHQFRFDCALVQVIFLLNFFITKLSHWENGSAREKEIIVDINCEKQNNEQAFVDEAQKPEKFQANVDSEKKESLPPNSEIPQAETETVDKAVGVTKGTYKEVLEKGTKEEKKAGEEHIEKMEKNEKINVDKEEAEKGEEHNEDESNQSLLNDDPIIELFESAWLMNPGSGAKRYAESRSSSYA, encoded by the exons ATGTCTTTTGCCAACAAG GAACCAAGAGCACCTACCAGAATGAGTTCCCGGCATCGTCCATTGCACACTTGTGGAGTTTCAATCTTGGCGATTGTTCATATTGCTTACACAAAAGCTCAAGAATTTAATGGACTAATAGGCTCAACGGCAAGAAGGGTAGCCAAATTAGCCCCATTTACCGGTCCATTAGCGTATGCAATGCAATATCAATGGTTAGCAATCCTCTCTTTTGCCGATGATCAAATACTAGCAGTAGAAAACATGATAGAGAAATTTTTTCCTCCATCAAACCATGTATTCAATAAGATTGACTACCTTGTCCAAGTCGCAGAAACTTTGCCAGAAAAATTTGATTATGCTTACGACAAAATTCCTACAATTGTCCACCAATTTCGCTTTGATTGTGCACTGGTCCAAGTTATTTTCTTGTTGAACTTTTTTATCACTAAGTTGAGTCATTGGGAAAATGGAAGTGCACGGGAAAAGGAGATTATCGTCGATATAAACTGTGAGAAGCAAAATAATGAACAAGCTTTTGTTGATGAAGCACAGAAGCCTGAAAAATTTCAAGCCAATGTTGACAGTGAGAAGAAGGAAAGCCTTCCTCCCAATTCTGAAATCCCACAAGCTGAAACTGAGACAGTTGATAAAGCAGTCGGCGTTACAAAAGGGACATACAAGGAGGTACTAGAGAAGGGgacaaaggaagaaaagaaagcaggAGAAGAACACATTGAAAAGATGGAGAAGAATGAGAAAATTAATGTCGACAAGGAAGAAGCTGAGAAAGGAGAAGAGCATAATGAAGATGAAAGCAATCAAAGCCTTCTGAACGATGATCCAATTATAGAATTGTTCGAATCAGCATGGCTCATGAACCCTGGAAGTGGGGCTAAAAGGTATGCAGAGTCACGTTCTAGTTCATATGCGTGA